TGGGTACATGATGTCGTTGTAGTCTGAGGtctacttaaaaaacaaacatccacaTTTCAAGAACACTTACTGCacttaataatagtaataacacATCCATGTGTACCTCAAAAACACTGCCCACATTCTGACCTTACTGAAAGAGAAGACTGGCAGGGTTGGCTGCACCCAGTTGGGGACTTGAGGGTAGTCTCTCACATTTACAACCATCTCTAAGTCAGGCAGCTTGTCAATCACCTCCAGTATGAAGTGCTCCACCCCACTGCACCTGAAAACAGGGAAGTGGCCCACATCATGTCATCGATACAACTACCTGATGTTCAGACAAGTAACAATGACTTGTATCTGATCAGTTTCTAAAAATCACACCAGGTCCTGCTTTACCTAGCAGGGAACATGCAGTTTTGCTCCCTGTACAGCTTGTGTCCAATGATCTGGTAGTGGGTTCCCACTCCTCTCTGAACCGTAGCAGCCATGACATCCTGTGAAATCCCCCCTTTAAAGGTCTGCAAGTCATGCTGTAGGACACTGAGACAGACGGCAAAGTTCATATTATGCTTTAACTTACACAATGGGAATGAAGCAGTAAACATGCATGTGATCAGTATGTCAGATACTATACGTAGATCTGACACTTATTTCATAATAAAGAGGTTTCTAACAGAATGATCTTTTGCCTGGATTCAGTTCATATGCAAGAAAGATAAAGTGCACCAACCTTAGGTGGCAGCTACAGTTGACAGGTTCACATGGAGTGTACCCTTTAACAGTATCCGATATCCTTTCTTTAACTTTCTTCCACTGGTTGCCTGAAACATCACATATAAATGGAGATTTTGCTATTTTGTATCACATTTAATAGAGTCAAAATCATTCAGTAGGTCACAAAAGAGCCCAGCATCtaaaaagaactgcaggcctcacttgacTCAGTTAAAGTCAGTGTTCTTGATTCAACGGGAAGAAAGCGAGTGGGCAGAAATGGCTCATTGCTGTAATTGATGGAACCAtaaattctgctctctaccaaaAGATCCTGAGTGACAATGTCTGGCTGAAGCACACctatgcagcaggacaatgatccagtACACACCAGGAAGCAGGAAGTGTTGTTTGCCAGTCTGCCAACAAAGGAAATATTTAGGGAAGAACAGACGtgttatttttaatgtattgtatctaaccagattcgcAGCTGCCTGTATGccctttttgttttcagtccCTTTTACTAATAACAGTTCAGATGTTcattattaattttaaaaaaatctacaacACAGATGTGTGTGATATTAAATTTGAAGAAACTTTGAAATATGAGTGGACACCTCGATTGTGCTGTTAAAGTTTGTAGCATATTACAATCTTAGGCTTTATAAGGGCTTTACAAGGGCTTTATAAGGGGCTGAGAGCTTACTTTTGAGCTTCCCTTTGCTTAAGCCAGAGCATTTGCGCAATCCGTTAAGAGTCAACACACGTCGATGGAGTCTAAAGAACAAGGGAAAACCTACACGCGCGGCTGTTTCGCAGTTTGCAAGTCTCTAATTTACATAGAATCAATGTATTTGTGTAGGTTAGGTTTTTTAGAGCAAGCAGACCATACAGGTTAACAGCACTTCAAGTAACTCCTGCACGAAAACACTCTGTCATGTAATGGCTCGACTATAAATTATCGtactgaatgtgagtgtgagagaaagaGCAAACTCTTACCCATCATTCATACCAACCTAAAAGTTAGCTGCTGGGCTAGTTAGCTAACACCGGTGAATTGATGGTTGCCTATAGCACCAGAAGTCATCTTAAAGAGCGACGGACAAATAAAAGCTCACTAGTTCTTTTTTTATAACAAATTCAAAAGGCGTAGGTGTTTAAAAATAGATTACCTGAAGCACCAGCCAAACACGCGTGAAAAACTTTCACTACTATTAAAATCCTCCACAACCAAAACCACTCCATTTCCCCTCTATCCTCCAGCTTTGTCTGACGAGGAGAATCTGCGCCGTTGTTATCTGCGGTCCGCTACTTCTGGCTGGGTTACAGTCATTACGGTAATGCTCGCAGTGAAATTCATTTGTTCGTTACCGTAAAGCTTAAAACACTGAGGGATTGTTGGTCTCAAATCTTCAGtttaatagatagatagatagatagatagatagatagatagatagatagatagatagatagatagatagatagatagatagatagatagatagatagatagatagatagatagatagatagatattagAAAGTTATTTACAACATAAGGCATGATTTTCAAACGTACAAACACTGCCACATAGGTAATGACGTTACTGATTTAGTGGTTGATAAAATCACGAGTTTATTTCAAGGGCATGAACAGCATCCTCATGAATTATTATCCGTCAAATGTGCTCAATATAATGagtttctccatcacagagagaaaaggaggaggaaagaGACCCTCCTGAGATTTGGGCAGTaagtgacagagagaggaagagacagAAGACAGGTGGAGAGGGAGAGCTATCAAAAGAGGGCAATAAAAAGAAGCAGGGTGTCCAGTGAAATATTAGACAGAGTATTTCAGATTTGCTGGAGATATAATAGAGATCAAATCTGTGGATGAATTGCAGATCTCATTCATAGCCAATTTCTTCAAGTTTGGTCTTGAGAGGatcttggatttttattttttatttttttgcaaacaCATCCACACCTGAACAAAAATGCAACACATGTGGCTCTCTCTTCTATCTGGCCTCTGCCTTAACCTGGTTTTCCTTTGCAGTGCCGAGGAAGGTCTAGAGTTCCCCAATTTTGACGGGAAAGACAGGGTGATGGACATCAATGAGCGCAACTACAAAAAGGCTCTGAAGAGATATGACCTGCTGTGCCTGTTCTACCACGAACCTCTGCCGGCCAACAAGGGTCTTCAGAAGAGGTTCCAGATGACAGAGCTGGTGCTGGAGGTGAGAAACTGGTTGAGGTTGGGTATGTGTCACAGACTGCAGGGCAAGTGGCTCGGTGATGATATTCATTGTGTGTTATAAAATGGAGTTAACTGTGAAAGGAAAGTGAGAAATGTGGAAGTATAATGATGTAATCTACTTTTTtatagagttttttttttcacattttgataAGCATTAAACAGAAAGGCTAACTCATGTGGTTCAGGCGTTATGCTCCATAAAGAATTCTTTCTGATGATGAATTATAACATAAAGTGCCTTCTCTGCTTGAAAAATTAGATTTGGGAGAAGCAGTTATTAGGATTGCTGATTCGTTTTGTGTTTATTGACCAGTTGATCAACAGTTGCTTTGTGGTAAAAAATCACATTTCCAGAAGCCTTAGCAGTACTTAGCATTCTAACATACTAAACATATTGCCTATGAGGATGATGGTATTCGTATTTAGGCCAAAGACCAATATAGAGCCTCACACATTAGCTCTGTAGCTTTAGACCACATTGGATAGGCAAAAAAATATATCCCAAGGTGAATGTTAATCCCTGTTAACCCTATTCCTGACTCTAAGGGGGTCACTAGCGATCTGCTGGATGTTACTATCATGAAGCTTCATAAACAATGAACTGGTTTTGAAAACTCTTTGCAAAATTCATTGCTCCTGAGTTTTTCAGGTTTGCAAATACCTGGAAGCTATGGGAAATGTATCACCACTGATCAAAGAAGACATGAGGAAATGAGAGATGGATCTGTTGTGGCATACCGGATGCTGAGCTATAGCTCAAATCCCTGCAGATTACATTCTGCCATGCAAAGTAATCACTGATACTTTCCGTTCTAGGAGAAATCAGACAGCGACTGCCCCATGTTTCCTCTGTCTTCTTGAAGTATAGACTCTCTCCTTAGACTGGATCTATGTTTTACCTGTGCACACTCTTAACTGGCAAGCAGTCCTTTTAATCCCATTTTGTGCTCTCCGCTGTGGTTTACATATATCCAGGGATTGTTTCTAGGTCATTTTGTTAATTATAGCTTGTTCCCAATTCTCTTTACTACCTTCCTTTGAACTAGAAATCAGAAGATTTGCTCTCACACTCCTTTCCTTCTCATCTTGGaggcattttttatttgttagtaTTCACctttggcaacattttcagtttcacaTTTCTGTCATGTTTCGTGCACTCTTGGAAAGCAGAAATACACAAAGTAAACCCCCTCCTCAGTGGTTTTCTAAATCTGTTATCCTTCCTCAACAACTGCAAGCTGAAAGGCAAGCAGTCCTGACTCACAGCTTCCTCCTAACAAGAAAACTCCACAGGGGGCTCTCAGTACACAGACATCTTGGTAATGAAAAGATGTATTGACGAAGACGGCTGCAGCTGTGGATGTCGGCTCAAGTACACAGCATAGAAGTCAGAGCTAAATCAAAGCAATGAGGGTGTTCACACCAGTGTTTCTTATCTCAAGGTTTACTTACCAGGTGGTTTTAGTCCACACATGTCCACACtgtacagttttatttaaaagtcaaataaaaaGTCACCAACTATTATTTAATTTACCAGCTATGCTCTTGCGTCTTGCTCCCAGTTGCCAACACTGGTGTTTTATTGCACCTATTTCAGTGTCGAAGCCCCTAAACTGACCAAAAGCCTCCCACCAAGAGGAAGTACTTTCTGGCTACTTGGACAACAATATCCTGAAGGTCACTATGAAACTTGACCCAGATTTGTACTTAATATTGACCTAAACCATAATCTTTTCCTAACCTAAATAACAAGGTTTAAATCTCAATCTGCTGCTGTTAGTATGGCTGAGGGTGtcacatgtgtttgtttgtatatgcaTAACTCCTTACCAATCACGATGGTGACCTCTGTGATTTTAGAAAAGAGACAACATTTAGAACACGATGAAGAGATTTCAGAACATGAGGTATTTTGCCATTACTGGATAGGACAGTGCAGAAAGTAGACAGGAAGCTGGAGAGAAAGTGAGGGGGATGACATACAGGAAACCGTCTGGGACAGACGAGTAGGCCGGGGTTTGACGAGCTGCTCAACCAGGTGAGCTATAACAGCACTCTCAAGTCAGAATGTGGCAGGTGAGTTTGAAGATGAGGATGAGACAATCAGCTTCAAAACAATGGTCCATCCTGTATGACTGCCAACTTGTTGCAACAAGGCCCGACACAAAGAGTGAACATTAAATCTCATTTTTAACGTTTCATCCTAGATGCCATTCAGAAAATCATCCTGATTAGGTGATGTTCCTGAtctaggtttttttttaagtgtgtttTATAGAGTATTTTAATAGAGTCACAATACTGAATGAGTTGTTGTTCTTGAACACAGCTTACAGCTCAAGTCCTGGAGAACAAAGACATCGGTTTTGGAATGGTGGACTCCCAGAAGGATGTCAAAGTGGCCAAGAAACTGGGTATGTACTGCATCTGTGTTGCTCTTGGCTTATCCACTCCTATGGGTTTCTTATACCATTTTACTAGTAATGTATTGTTTTGAAAGTGTTGGATCTGTTGTCTAAATAGGACTGGAGGAGGTGGGCAGCTTGTACGTGTTCAAGGACGACCGTGTGATTGAGTTTGACGGGGAGCTCTCAGCAGACACTCTGGTGGAGTTCCTGTTGGATGTGAGTAGTAAAATCTGATGCTTTTCAGACGGCAGTTACATTACCCACAAAAACAATCAGTCTTAGCCTCGTTAATTAGTTGAATCCCTAACATATCACAACTGCAACATCAATAAGCTCTtcaacaacacacacattttagtAACCGTCATCTGTACCTCATATAAAAAAATGCACTGTAAACTAAGTTATCAGAAAAGTTAAGGCAGCGACACAACTGCTACAGGTCCCTTTTGATTAGAGTTAAATCTCATATACTTTTGATGATCTAACTGATTTTTCATTCACATTTCCCACAGGCTAAGATAAATTACCATAATATTAAAAGTAATGAGTTAATATAAAACTCCCTTTTACTCAACATTGTTGGAGTTCTTTTTGTAAACATAAGAAGGTTCTGCCTTACTTTTGTTGTGCAAAAGTTTAGTGGAGACAGATTAAAGTTTGCAGAACTCACTAAGAAGCCTGTGCCATCTACTCAGGCTAAGCAATAGCTTAACAAGCCCCTTCACTCATGGCATCACAGCTTCTGTCTATCTAATATGGATCAAATATCTATTACGCACAATTAGGTCGACGCACTAATAATTTTGCCAAATAATAGCATCTTAGTCAAATCTATAAGCTCTGGAATCCTAGAGCTTTTTCTTCTAATATCATAGCATCCACTCAGTAAGCTGTATTATTAAAAGACAAGTGCGAGCTAGAGCTGACTAATAGATTTCCTTTGGTTTTTGCTTTTACTGCTCttcctgcaggtttttttttttactctcttTATTACTGCATGTGCAATATTCTCTACATTAATTCAGTCCTATTGACTATcagcacatgcacacattcacatttaAACAATGCAACTGACGACAGAGAAATGTTACCTTTAAGAGGTGATTACTACCTCAAAATAGTGCAAtttgttaaaaaacaagaactccaatttaaaaatatgaaaactatttttaattaatttgagCATTTCGGTTTACACGGCATATTGCACAAGATATGTATTTTAAAAGAACAGTGAATAGGGCCTTAATTGGGCCCCTGCTTCCTGATACATTTACTTCATTTTTATCTAAACTACACACTTTAAAGTTTTTAGGACTGCATCATGCACAAGTTCAGCATTATTGCTTTGCATTGATTATTGACTGACATGTATATACCTTCCAAGGTAGGTTTAGCGCAACAGTTACTTTTAGGTAACAGTACCCTGTATTTCAACTCTGTTAGGTGGATTATATTACCATGGCATGAGCCAAGCTAGCTGTTTGCTATCTTcagtgctaatgctaagctaatcAAAGCGGCATGTAATTATGAGTCCACATTAAACAAAAGTGCATGAGACTGGAACTGATCCAACTATACCAAACTGATTAAGTTACCTAAGTAATGACTAACATGTTTTCCTTCTGTGTTATACTGCTCCTTAGGTGTTGGAGGACCCAGTAGAGATGATCAATAATGCCATGGAGGTGCGAGCCTTTGAGAGGATGGAGGAAGACATCCGCCTCATTGGTTATTTCAAAGGAGAAGATTCATGTTAGTTTAGCATCAAACTCATATgtcaatataataataacaacaataataataatggattgtatttatatagcacttttcgagaccctggaagcgctttacaattctactattcattcactctctctTTCAGTGTACCATAAAGTTGTTTTATTGTGCTTCAGACATGTTAATGGACTATAGAGGTTGATGGAGATATATTTCGTATAGCCTTACTGGCTGCTAAATGAAAACCTGATTCTAGACTTTGCTAGTCTCACTCAGTCTCATGACAGCCTTTAAATAGCTTCTGGCTCCTCGTCTAATAGGTCAAACTGCAATTATAGTTCTTCTcacaaaaaaaggagaaaaagtgaGGCAGGGAAGATACTATCTGGCCAATACGACGGTGGCACAAATTTTCATTATGAAGCCTATTTCTGTCCAGATATAGGTCGGTCCCTGGCGGTGACCTTGTTGGGAAGAGAACTAGGATCGTGTTACAAGTTTATAAAACTGTATTAAGGGAAAGTTGGTTACTGGGATGAAGATACCAGAATCTGATGAGAAATTGAATGAAGAAGCCTTTCACTTCTTGCCTTTCTCATCACACCATCACTATAGAATGTCACTGCTGAACTTGAGCTTTTGTTCTTGTCAATCTCTCTCAAATTTATTTCCAGctctcatttttgtttttgttttttagatttCAAGGCTTTCCAGGAAGCCTCAGAGCGGTTTCAGCCTTACATCAAGTTTTTTGCTACATTTGATAAATCTGTAAGTCTTAACAGAAAATATACTACACTGTACTTTGTTTTACAGTAACATGCACCATAATTACTTAAAACACACTAACCATAATAAATTAGAATATTGACTTAATTAAATGCAACTTAATTTCTGTGTGTAAATAACAAGTAGCTTGTTAGCTTACTTTTGCAAAAAGCTAGCATGGCTATATTCAAATGCATCAAAGTCTAGCTGCTAGCAGCTCTGAAATTCACTATTTAGCGCACTACATAGCATGTCACCTGTTGTTTAAAGTATGTAAATTAAtgttagtgtttgttttttgttaaatctgATCTCTTAGGCTAGCTGTTTCCAATCTTTATCTTCACATCGCTCCTCAAATATACGTTTCTGAAAAAGACTGGAGATAGCTAATTTAGTTGAAACTCTTGATTAATGAGCTTCActtcaaacattaaaaaaaaaacatgaaaaccacCCCTAAAACATTGAAGTGACATCTTggcatttaactttttttttaaggtagCCAAACATCTTTCCCTAAAGATGAATGAAGTTAATTTCTATGAGCCATTCATGGAGGAGCCGGCCATCGTGCCTGGAAGACCTCTATCCGAGATAGACATTGTTGAATATGTAACCCAGCACAGAAGgttaatgttatttatttttttcaagttttattaaaaaaacttaaaatttcAAGCATTTCTTTGTGTGAGATTTAATACAAATGTGCTTCTTACAGAGCTACTTTGAGGAAGCTCCGGGCTGAGAATATGTTTGAGACATGGGTGATTGTTTGGTCTTATTAGAGCAGATGAAAGCAGAAATTACATAGTATACAAGCACTTTCTTTAAATGTATTGAAGCCAACGTTGAATTCAAGCTACTAATTACTCTAAATCTTTAAATTCTTCCCATCTGTAGGAAGATGATATGGATGGAATACATATTGTTGCCTTTGCTGAGGAAGAAGATCCAGGTGTGCAGCTGTAATTCAgagctttttattgtttaaCATTACACTTATTTTTCTTGATTAGAAACTGGAGTTGAGTTCAGATAACTTTGTTGTCTCTTCCTTAGATGGCTATGAGTTCCTAGAAATCCTGAAAGATGTGGCCAGAGACAATACCAACAACCCAGAGCTGAGTATTGTCTGGATCGACCCTGATGACTTCCCTCTGGTTCAGTCTTCCTGTTTAACcaaatagtttttaaaatgaTCCCTTATAAACAATTTCTACACAGGAAAATTCTACCATTGTTTAAATGCAGAAAATGTCTGAAGTTAGCTTGGTTTATCTTGTCCTGACAGTTGACCACTTATTGGGAAAAAACCTTTAAGTTGGACCTGTTTAGACCTCAGATTGGTGTGGTCAATGTGACAGATGTAAGTAAAATATCAAACTCTAAGAAAACACCAAAATAAAGACTTTAAAGACATTAAATGTTGTGGTTCTCTGTTTTCCAGGCAGATAGTGTCTGGCTGGACATGTCCAATGATGAGGACCTGCCCACTGCAGAGGAGCTGGAGGACTGGATAGAGGATGTCCTGTCAGGGAGGGTGAACACGGAGGACGACGATGAGTCCGCTGATGAGCCCGAAAACCCTGACAGCTACATCACGGAAGACAGCGATGAAATTCATGACCTAGATGAAGGAGATAATGACGATAACTACAACTGACCCTCAAAGCTTTATATCCGTGCAGATCAGACCTGAACTAGCTTGGAACATCAGAATATGAGATTGTAGACGAATTCAGatgtctctcttttttcctaatgactttaaaaatgcTAAATTAAACAAATTCTAAAACATAGATGGTGTAGATGTTAGATGTTTTTGACTATGGTTGTAAAACCAAAGTAACAAATTAAGAGATGCTAAGACATCCCATGAAGCTGACAGGAATTATTCAgtacatttttgtgtgtttctgactCATGACACGTAGTGATTTGACCCGCATTtttaaaatacaacaacaaaaaattatttttagcaACTTTAAGGTTTACGTGACCAAGATAGCAATGGCAACTTCTGAGTGTATGCATgtctgtgaaaataaatgtcaaCCATTAAAGCTCAAACTTTTTATTGTGACTCAATgtgttaatattattttataaatataagATTTGCCTCAAGCATGCAAACACATGCATATCCTTCAAAGTTgtgtcctctaccagaggcctgggagcttgagggtcctggtTTGGTCCAGCTGGTTAGCCATCATTAGTTTGTCTGTACAGTATCTGGAAGTCTCACAGGACGCAGTCATTCTTAACCACCCTagggggcgtctcccatttttacagatgtttctgtatactatgctAACCACTTGGTTGCCTGTTAGCATCTTCCACCCTTCTGTATCCTGTCTGAGCTGGATCTTCACACAGTGTGCACCTGGGTCTTGGTGTAGTAAACCCCAGCCTCTATCGATCTTGTGCTTAGAACTTGTTCCTGTGCTGACATGATTATtgcctctgtgctgtttttCAGTCCCACTTTGTCCAGACATTGGTACATTTTTTGATATCAGCCATTTCTTCTCTCTGCTGGTGGTTTATGTCCTGCAAGGGCCCATCCTTCCATGATGCTTCTTCTCCttgcttctcttcttttttgGCTTTCTGTTGCCTGATGTATTCACTAAGCCCATGACCAGCTGTgaccatcttcctgatgtactcATGGATCTTTGTGTGGTTCTGACACTTCTTCCTTCTGCTTAGCCTACAGTCTTAGAATGTTGGACTTGGGATGAAACCCTTCATGCGTGTCCTGTcctgatgtcagtggcttctatttCCTCCTTTGGGCTagttattatcccagcagggcaTAAGTGTTAATTGCCTGGATCTTGTTCTTCCCATTCAGCTGACTTCACTTACTCTCTGAAGGCAtatgcatacatatatatacatatacatatatatatatatatatatatatatatgtatgcatatatatatatatgcatatatatatatatatatgcatatatatatatatatatatgcatatatatatatatatatatatatatatatatatatatatatatatatatatatatatgcatacatatatatatatatatatatatatatatatatatatatatatatatatatgcatatatatatgcatacatatatatatatatatatatatatatatatatatatatatatatatatatatatatatatatatatatatatatatacacacatatatgtatatacatatatatatatatatatatatatatatatatatatatatatatatgtatgcatatatatatatatgtatgcatatatatatatatatatatatatatatatatatatatatgtatgcatatatatatatatgtatgcatatatatatatatatatatatatatatatatatatatatatatatatatatatatatatatatatgtatgcatatatatatatatatatatatatatatatatatacacacacacacatacacacacacacacacacacatgacatATAGTGATATACACTgtgcatcaaaaaaaaaaaaagtgaacccTGTGAGTATCTTCATTCCCTTCTCACCCTCATTAAGGAAGTCCTTACTTATTCCCAGGACAGATCAGATTGGCACATTTTCTCAGCCAGTAAATGGGTGTTTCACCTTGAATTATTCAAACACTGGTAAATAATTAAGTATTGTTATGCCTCCTAATGCAAGTAGGGACCTGGACGCTGGAAGCTGGGGGAGGTCGGAGGTGAAAGAATCAGGGTGAGACAGGCTCAAACGCGGCACTCTGGGGTCCGACGAGCTGCATGAGGATTGGACAGAGTCCTGATGAAACTGTAAGTCTAGGCATGAATTAATAATACAAGGCCGTGCAAGCCTCGTTATTCCCCTGGAGGAGGATGTGATGTAGTGTGTCAACAGGATGTTTGTATCATGATGGGGGATTTGCAGTTAATCTATGCCAGGTGATGAGAAACATTCAAGTGTGTGCGCATTTAAAACATGACCCTGGGGCAACTAGACATGTCATACTCTCTCGTGATGAGAAACAGCTAGTCATGGTATTGGTGTA
The window above is part of the Maylandia zebra isolate NMK-2024a linkage group LG23, Mzebra_GT3a, whole genome shotgun sequence genome. Proteins encoded here:
- the LOC101486104 gene encoding calsequestrin-2-like → MQHMWLSLLSGLCLNLVFLCSAEEGLEFPNFDGKDRVMDINERNYKKALKRYDLLCLFYHEPLPANKGLQKRFQMTELVLELTAQVLENKDIGFGMVDSQKDVKVAKKLGLEEVGSLYVFKDDRVIEFDGELSADTLVEFLLDVLEDPVEMINNAMEVRAFERMEEDIRLIGYFKGEDSYFKAFQEASERFQPYIKFFATFDKSVAKHLSLKMNEVNFYEPFMEEPAIVPGRPLSEIDIVEYVTQHRRATLRKLRAENMFETWEDDMDGIHIVAFAEEEDPDGYEFLEILKDVARDNTNNPELSIVWIDPDDFPLLTTYWEKTFKLDLFRPQIGVVNVTDADSVWLDMSNDEDLPTAEELEDWIEDVLSGRVNTEDDDESADEPENPDSYITEDSDEIHDLDEGDNDDNYN